One Orcinus orca chromosome 7, mOrcOrc1.1, whole genome shotgun sequence genomic window carries:
- the HJURP gene encoding Holliday junction recognition protein isoform X2, with the protein MEGEVLGEDTLLRKLRDSRRRFQRRMQQLIEKYNQPFEDAPVVQMSTLTYETPQGLRIWGGRLIKERNTGQIQGSPVKTDDRTDGSTRVPAGGHELPLPCTQVEDSVSSDTDTTLFQEDVVAGNLMYASYGEGKDTRTTLVPSLASPTRPARGYYGGNSEESPGGPFQPTSLPREGDALHSSSAGLALVPRGDGISLQGGTGGSSFSSGPCSEAEDICNATLSDLYAGMLHSMSCLLGVRPSCVISTKTFIRQHWSSKRRHRCKSRMDRTSCRGGGRSRRSPRERRPPGSEPAKDVAVLRDRENVLDVSGHKTGLKLGRAFLEVNQPQIHAFASHWKELPRTPQKHHSSLTYLDANAVYHLDQENRFMALNWLISPVKIGSRPRVPPGEGGNRYREIEIRFDKLHQEYCSNLRKQPCLTYLPGSSSVDVYRGGPARPGSPQGIEAHRPSSPLRRAKAKRLSEAFESLGKGSIREGSCPPKSDSFPSLSKTNSTCSPGRSEQTSDLACQGNDLGGFRKSVSLNKAISVPRVQPPGCARDRYDDIKEKFDKLHQKYCQKSLQQTQVPSGTRASPDKASVGVRYPKEDFSGKFRPDSGSQRPPSLSSSPQQSIKSPLGSNTIRAPPPTGFALDASWGHQVPTKRRRLSDPQVCRRWTGPWDFSPVGRAIPRPGEEAGSV; encoded by the exons ATGGAGGGCGAGGTTCTGGGAGAGGACACGCTGCTGCGGAAGCTCAGGGACAGCCGCCGCCGCTTCCAGAGGCGCATGCAGCAGCTGATAGAGAAG TACAACCAGCCCTTCGAGGACGCCCCGGTGGTGCAGATGTCCACGCTGACCTACGAGACGCCCCAGG gaTTGCGAATTTGGGGAGGAAgattaataaaggaaagaaatacgGGACAAATCCAG GGCTCCCCGGTGAAGACAGACGACAGGACAGATGGATCCACGCGAGTCCCAGCTGGAGGTCATGAGCTTCCCTTGCCCTGCACACAAGTTGAGG ATTCAGTAAGCAGTGACACTGATACAACTTTATTCCAAGAAGATGTGGTTGCTGGTAACTTGATG TATGCCAGTTACGGAGAGGGAAAGGACACCCGTACGACCCTGGTCCCTTCATTGGCCTCGCCCACCAGGCCTGCCCGAG GATACTACGGTGGCAACTCTGAAGAGAGTCCCGGTGGCCCATTTCAGCCAACTTCATTGCCCAGAGAGGGTGATGCTTTGCACTCTAGCTCAGCAGGCCTGGCCCTGGTGCCGAGGGGTGATGGCATCTCCTTACAGGGAGGGACCGGTGGCAGCAGCTTCTCAAGCGGCCCATGCTCTGAGGCTGAGGACATCTGCAACGCGACGCTCAGCGATCTGTATGCGGGCATGCTGCACTCCATGAGCTGCCTGCTGGGTGTGAGGCCCTCCTGCGTCATCTCCACCAAGACGTTCATCCGCCAGCACTGGAGCTCCAAGCGGAGGCACAGGTGTAAGAGCAGAATGGACAGAACGAGCTGCAGAGGAGGCGGGCGCTCTCGGAGGAGCCCCCGGGAGAGACGTCCACCCGGCTCTGAACCTGCGAAGGACGTGGCAGTGTTAAGAGATCGCGAGAACGTACTCGATGTTTCTGGCCATAAGACGGGTTTAAAACTGGGAAGGGCTTTTCTTGAAGTAAACCAACCCCAGATCCACGCATTCGCTTCGCATTGGAAGGAGCTTCCGAGAACGCCTCAGAAGCATCATTCTTCATTGACTTACTTAGACGCCAATGCAGTGTATCATCTTGATCAGGAAAATAGATTCATGGCATTAAACTGGTTGATTTCTCCTGTAAAAATAGGTTCTAGACCCAGAGTACCGCCGGGTGAGGGAGGGAATCGTTACAGGGAGATCGAAATCAGATTTGACAAGCTTCATCAGGAATATTGCTCGAATCTTAGGAAGCAGCCCTGCCTGACATACCTTCCCGGCTCCTCGTCTGTGGATGTGTACAGAGGTGGTCCAGCAAGGCCTGGGAGCCCCCAGGGCATAGAAGCCCACAGGCCGAGTAGCCCTCTCCGcagagcaaaagctaagaggttGAGTGAGGCTTTTGAAAGCCTGGGCAAAGGATCTATCAGAGAGGGTAGCTGCCCACCAAAGAGtgattccttcccttccctttcaaaGACCAACTCCACATGTAGCCCGGGCCGCTCGGAGCAGACCTCTGACCTTGCTTGTCAAGGAAATGATCTGGGAGGATTTAGGAAGTCGGTATCACTCAACAAAGCCATTTCAGTACCCAGGGTACAGCCTCCAGGCTGTGCCAGGGATCGTTACGatgacattaaagaaaaatttgacaAGCTTCATCAAAAGTATTGCCAAAAATCGCTTCAGCAGACGCAGGTGCCTTCAGGTACCAGAGCATCTCCAGATAAAGCAAGTGTGGGAGTTCGGTATCCAAAAGAAGACTTCTCAGGAAAATTCCGTCCAGACTCTGGCTCCCAGCGCCCCCCAAGCTTGTCATCATCACCCCAGCAGAGCATTAAGAGTCCCCTCGGCTCAAACACAATTAGGGCCCCTCCACCTACAGGATTTGCTCTCGATGCCAGCTGGGGCCACCAAGTCCCCACAAAGCGACGCCGATTATCAGACCCTCAGGTGTGCAGACGGTGGACTGGACCCTGGGATTTCTCACCTGTGGGCAGAGCCATCCCGAGGCCTGGGGAAGAGGCTGGCTCTGTATAG
- the HJURP gene encoding Holliday junction recognition protein isoform X1 translates to MEGEVLGEDTLLRKLRDSRRRFQRRMQQLIEKYNQPFEDAPVVQMSTLTYETPQGLRIWGGRLIKERNTGQIQGSPVKTDDRTDGSTRVPAGGHELPLPCTQVEDSVSSDTDTTLFQEDVVAGNLMPAVPWSPLKNELRRKYLTQVDILLQDEGCLEYASYGEGKDTRTTLVPSLASPTRPARGYYGGNSEESPGGPFQPTSLPREGDALHSSSAGLALVPRGDGISLQGGTGGSSFSSGPCSEAEDICNATLSDLYAGMLHSMSCLLGVRPSCVISTKTFIRQHWSSKRRHRCKSRMDRTSCRGGGRSRRSPRERRPPGSEPAKDVAVLRDRENVLDVSGHKTGLKLGRAFLEVNQPQIHAFASHWKELPRTPQKHHSSLTYLDANAVYHLDQENRFMALNWLISPVKIGSRPRVPPGEGGNRYREIEIRFDKLHQEYCSNLRKQPCLTYLPGSSSVDVYRGGPARPGSPQGIEAHRPSSPLRRAKAKRLSEAFESLGKGSIREGSCPPKSDSFPSLSKTNSTCSPGRSEQTSDLACQGNDLGGFRKSVSLNKAISVPRVQPPGCARDRYDDIKEKFDKLHQKYCQKSLQQTQVPSGTRASPDKASVGVRYPKEDFSGKFRPDSGSQRPPSLSSSPQQSIKSPLGSNTIRAPPPTGFALDASWGHQVPTKRRRLSDPQVCRRWTGPWDFSPVGRAIPRPGEEAGSV, encoded by the exons ATGGAGGGCGAGGTTCTGGGAGAGGACACGCTGCTGCGGAAGCTCAGGGACAGCCGCCGCCGCTTCCAGAGGCGCATGCAGCAGCTGATAGAGAAG TACAACCAGCCCTTCGAGGACGCCCCGGTGGTGCAGATGTCCACGCTGACCTACGAGACGCCCCAGG gaTTGCGAATTTGGGGAGGAAgattaataaaggaaagaaatacgGGACAAATCCAG GGCTCCCCGGTGAAGACAGACGACAGGACAGATGGATCCACGCGAGTCCCAGCTGGAGGTCATGAGCTTCCCTTGCCCTGCACACAAGTTGAGG ATTCAGTAAGCAGTGACACTGATACAACTTTATTCCAAGAAGATGTGGTTGCTGGTAACTTGATG CCTGCAGTGCCCTGGAGCCCATTGAAAAATGAGCTAAGGAGGAAGTACTTGACACAAGTGGATATCCTGCTGCAGGATGAAGGGTGTTTGGAG TATGCCAGTTACGGAGAGGGAAAGGACACCCGTACGACCCTGGTCCCTTCATTGGCCTCGCCCACCAGGCCTGCCCGAG GATACTACGGTGGCAACTCTGAAGAGAGTCCCGGTGGCCCATTTCAGCCAACTTCATTGCCCAGAGAGGGTGATGCTTTGCACTCTAGCTCAGCAGGCCTGGCCCTGGTGCCGAGGGGTGATGGCATCTCCTTACAGGGAGGGACCGGTGGCAGCAGCTTCTCAAGCGGCCCATGCTCTGAGGCTGAGGACATCTGCAACGCGACGCTCAGCGATCTGTATGCGGGCATGCTGCACTCCATGAGCTGCCTGCTGGGTGTGAGGCCCTCCTGCGTCATCTCCACCAAGACGTTCATCCGCCAGCACTGGAGCTCCAAGCGGAGGCACAGGTGTAAGAGCAGAATGGACAGAACGAGCTGCAGAGGAGGCGGGCGCTCTCGGAGGAGCCCCCGGGAGAGACGTCCACCCGGCTCTGAACCTGCGAAGGACGTGGCAGTGTTAAGAGATCGCGAGAACGTACTCGATGTTTCTGGCCATAAGACGGGTTTAAAACTGGGAAGGGCTTTTCTTGAAGTAAACCAACCCCAGATCCACGCATTCGCTTCGCATTGGAAGGAGCTTCCGAGAACGCCTCAGAAGCATCATTCTTCATTGACTTACTTAGACGCCAATGCAGTGTATCATCTTGATCAGGAAAATAGATTCATGGCATTAAACTGGTTGATTTCTCCTGTAAAAATAGGTTCTAGACCCAGAGTACCGCCGGGTGAGGGAGGGAATCGTTACAGGGAGATCGAAATCAGATTTGACAAGCTTCATCAGGAATATTGCTCGAATCTTAGGAAGCAGCCCTGCCTGACATACCTTCCCGGCTCCTCGTCTGTGGATGTGTACAGAGGTGGTCCAGCAAGGCCTGGGAGCCCCCAGGGCATAGAAGCCCACAGGCCGAGTAGCCCTCTCCGcagagcaaaagctaagaggttGAGTGAGGCTTTTGAAAGCCTGGGCAAAGGATCTATCAGAGAGGGTAGCTGCCCACCAAAGAGtgattccttcccttccctttcaaaGACCAACTCCACATGTAGCCCGGGCCGCTCGGAGCAGACCTCTGACCTTGCTTGTCAAGGAAATGATCTGGGAGGATTTAGGAAGTCGGTATCACTCAACAAAGCCATTTCAGTACCCAGGGTACAGCCTCCAGGCTGTGCCAGGGATCGTTACGatgacattaaagaaaaatttgacaAGCTTCATCAAAAGTATTGCCAAAAATCGCTTCAGCAGACGCAGGTGCCTTCAGGTACCAGAGCATCTCCAGATAAAGCAAGTGTGGGAGTTCGGTATCCAAAAGAAGACTTCTCAGGAAAATTCCGTCCAGACTCTGGCTCCCAGCGCCCCCCAAGCTTGTCATCATCACCCCAGCAGAGCATTAAGAGTCCCCTCGGCTCAAACACAATTAGGGCCCCTCCACCTACAGGATTTGCTCTCGATGCCAGCTGGGGCCACCAAGTCCCCACAAAGCGACGCCGATTATCAGACCCTCAGGTGTGCAGACGGTGGACTGGACCCTGGGATTTCTCACCTGTGGGCAGAGCCATCCCGAGGCCTGGGGAAGAGGCTGGCTCTGTATAG
- the HJURP gene encoding Holliday junction recognition protein isoform X3 has translation MPAVPWSPLKNELRRKYLTQVDILLQDEGCLEYASYGEGKDTRTTLVPSLASPTRPARGYYGGNSEESPGGPFQPTSLPREGDALHSSSAGLALVPRGDGISLQGGTGGSSFSSGPCSEAEDICNATLSDLYAGMLHSMSCLLGVRPSCVISTKTFIRQHWSSKRRHRCKSRMDRTSCRGGGRSRRSPRERRPPGSEPAKDVAVLRDRENVLDVSGHKTGLKLGRAFLEVNQPQIHAFASHWKELPRTPQKHHSSLTYLDANAVYHLDQENRFMALNWLISPVKIGSRPRVPPGEGGNRYREIEIRFDKLHQEYCSNLRKQPCLTYLPGSSSVDVYRGGPARPGSPQGIEAHRPSSPLRRAKAKRLSEAFESLGKGSIREGSCPPKSDSFPSLSKTNSTCSPGRSEQTSDLACQGNDLGGFRKSVSLNKAISVPRVQPPGCARDRYDDIKEKFDKLHQKYCQKSLQQTQVPSGTRASPDKASVGVRYPKEDFSGKFRPDSGSQRPPSLSSSPQQSIKSPLGSNTIRAPPPTGFALDASWGHQVPTKRRRLSDPQVCRRWTGPWDFSPVGRAIPRPGEEAGSV, from the exons ATG CCTGCAGTGCCCTGGAGCCCATTGAAAAATGAGCTAAGGAGGAAGTACTTGACACAAGTGGATATCCTGCTGCAGGATGAAGGGTGTTTGGAG TATGCCAGTTACGGAGAGGGAAAGGACACCCGTACGACCCTGGTCCCTTCATTGGCCTCGCCCACCAGGCCTGCCCGAG GATACTACGGTGGCAACTCTGAAGAGAGTCCCGGTGGCCCATTTCAGCCAACTTCATTGCCCAGAGAGGGTGATGCTTTGCACTCTAGCTCAGCAGGCCTGGCCCTGGTGCCGAGGGGTGATGGCATCTCCTTACAGGGAGGGACCGGTGGCAGCAGCTTCTCAAGCGGCCCATGCTCTGAGGCTGAGGACATCTGCAACGCGACGCTCAGCGATCTGTATGCGGGCATGCTGCACTCCATGAGCTGCCTGCTGGGTGTGAGGCCCTCCTGCGTCATCTCCACCAAGACGTTCATCCGCCAGCACTGGAGCTCCAAGCGGAGGCACAGGTGTAAGAGCAGAATGGACAGAACGAGCTGCAGAGGAGGCGGGCGCTCTCGGAGGAGCCCCCGGGAGAGACGTCCACCCGGCTCTGAACCTGCGAAGGACGTGGCAGTGTTAAGAGATCGCGAGAACGTACTCGATGTTTCTGGCCATAAGACGGGTTTAAAACTGGGAAGGGCTTTTCTTGAAGTAAACCAACCCCAGATCCACGCATTCGCTTCGCATTGGAAGGAGCTTCCGAGAACGCCTCAGAAGCATCATTCTTCATTGACTTACTTAGACGCCAATGCAGTGTATCATCTTGATCAGGAAAATAGATTCATGGCATTAAACTGGTTGATTTCTCCTGTAAAAATAGGTTCTAGACCCAGAGTACCGCCGGGTGAGGGAGGGAATCGTTACAGGGAGATCGAAATCAGATTTGACAAGCTTCATCAGGAATATTGCTCGAATCTTAGGAAGCAGCCCTGCCTGACATACCTTCCCGGCTCCTCGTCTGTGGATGTGTACAGAGGTGGTCCAGCAAGGCCTGGGAGCCCCCAGGGCATAGAAGCCCACAGGCCGAGTAGCCCTCTCCGcagagcaaaagctaagaggttGAGTGAGGCTTTTGAAAGCCTGGGCAAAGGATCTATCAGAGAGGGTAGCTGCCCACCAAAGAGtgattccttcccttccctttcaaaGACCAACTCCACATGTAGCCCGGGCCGCTCGGAGCAGACCTCTGACCTTGCTTGTCAAGGAAATGATCTGGGAGGATTTAGGAAGTCGGTATCACTCAACAAAGCCATTTCAGTACCCAGGGTACAGCCTCCAGGCTGTGCCAGGGATCGTTACGatgacattaaagaaaaatttgacaAGCTTCATCAAAAGTATTGCCAAAAATCGCTTCAGCAGACGCAGGTGCCTTCAGGTACCAGAGCATCTCCAGATAAAGCAAGTGTGGGAGTTCGGTATCCAAAAGAAGACTTCTCAGGAAAATTCCGTCCAGACTCTGGCTCCCAGCGCCCCCCAAGCTTGTCATCATCACCCCAGCAGAGCATTAAGAGTCCCCTCGGCTCAAACACAATTAGGGCCCCTCCACCTACAGGATTTGCTCTCGATGCCAGCTGGGGCCACCAAGTCCCCACAAAGCGACGCCGATTATCAGACCCTCAGGTGTGCAGACGGTGGACTGGACCCTGGGATTTCTCACCTGTGGGCAGAGCCATCCCGAGGCCTGGGGAAGAGGCTGGCTCTGTATAG
- the HJURP gene encoding Holliday junction recognition protein isoform X4: MEGEVLGEDTLLRKLRDSRRRFQRRMQQLIEKYNQPFEDAPVVQMSTLTYETPQGLPGEDRRQDRWIHASPSWRS; this comes from the exons ATGGAGGGCGAGGTTCTGGGAGAGGACACGCTGCTGCGGAAGCTCAGGGACAGCCGCCGCCGCTTCCAGAGGCGCATGCAGCAGCTGATAGAGAAG TACAACCAGCCCTTCGAGGACGCCCCGGTGGTGCAGATGTCCACGCTGACCTACGAGACGCCCCAGG GGCTCCCCGGTGAAGACAGACGACAGGACAGATGGATCCACGCGAGTCCCAGCTGGAGGTCATGA